Genomic segment of bacterium:
CATGACACTGACCGACACCCTCCGCTCCGCCCTCGCTCAGCAGGTCACCTCCACCTTCAGCTTTGCGTTTGATGCCGCGAAAGATCAGTGGGCTGTCACCGGACAGGTATCGATCGATGCTCCAGACCTCAGCATCAGCCTGGAGAAACCTGTGCATTGGGAGTTCTCCAACCGGGGGCTCACCAGTCATCTGCCAAAGATTCGCCTCGAAGAGGCCATGCGGGAGTGGGGACTGGCGGAGCATCCGAAGGCGAAGGCCATCTACGACCTGATCGACATGCAGTTCCGGAACGAGCGGGGCAAGATCATCGACCAGGTCTTCCAGGTCTATAAGCCCGGCGACCCCACCAATTTCTAGCCCGACTGCCAGCCTCCAATGACACTTCCCGAAACCATGCGGGCGGTCCTGGTTCGTGCTCATGGCGGACTGGACCAACTGGAATTCACGCAGGTGCCGGTCCCGACGCCGGGTCCGCAGGATGCGCTGATTCGGCTTCACGCCACGGGGCTGAATCATCTGGATCTCTGGGTCCGTCGCGGGGTCGCGACCCACAAGTTCCCACTGCCGATGATCCCCGGCTGCGATGGTGCCGGCGAGATCGCAGCCCTCGGGAGCGCGGTCCAGGGCTGGCAGGTCGGCGACCGGGTGACCTGGTGCCCGACCCTCGCCTGCTACCAGTGCCGTCAGTGCCTCTCAGGCGCGCATCAGCTCTGCCGGTACTTCGGGGTGCTGGGAGAGACCACCAACGGCAGTTGCGCGGAGTTTGTCATGCTGCCAGCGGTCAATTTGCTGAAACTCCCTCCCGGGATGCCCTACACCACCGCAGCGGCGACTCCCCTGGCGGCCCTCACAGCGCATCACATGCTCGTGCACCGGGCGATGCTGGCTCCAGGCGAGACGATCCTGATTCATGCGGCGGGCTCCGGAGTCGGGACCATGGCGCTGCAGTTCGCCCGGATGATTGGTGCCCGGATTTTCGCGACCGCTTCCACCGAGGCCAAGCTGGCACATGCCCGGTCGCTTGGAGCTGAGCAGACTATCAACTACACCACAGAGGACTGGGTCGGCCGGGTCCGGGAGCTGACTGGCAAGGCCGGTGTGGATGTCGTGTTCGAAAATGTCGGCGCGGACACCTGGACCGGGTCGTTGCGATCCCTCGCCAAAGGGGGACGGCTGGTCACCTGCGGCGCCACCTCCGGCCCCATCGTGGAATCGGACCTGCGTCTGGTCTTCTTCAAGAATCTGAGCATCCTGGGATCCACCATGGGGAGTCTGGGGGAGATGCAGCACATCTGGCGACTGGTGGAGCAGGAACGGGTCGGACCAGTCATCGACCGCACCTTCCCCATCAGCGCCATCCGCGAAGCCCATCAGCATATGGAGTCGCGGCAGCAGTTTGGCAAGGTCGTGCTGACCCACGACTGGGACTAGAGTATCCTCCGCCAGCAATTTCGCAGGCTCAGTCTTAACACTCACAGGACCAA
This window contains:
- a CDS encoding 2-haloacrylate reductase gives rise to the protein MTLPETMRAVLVRAHGGLDQLEFTQVPVPTPGPQDALIRLHATGLNHLDLWVRRGVATHKFPLPMIPGCDGAGEIAALGSAVQGWQVGDRVTWCPTLACYQCRQCLSGAHQLCRYFGVLGETTNGSCAEFVMLPAVNLLKLPPGMPYTTAAATPLAALTAHHMLVHRAMLAPGETILIHAAGSGVGTMALQFARMIGARIFATASTEAKLAHARSLGAEQTINYTTEDWVGRVRELTGKAGVDVVFENVGADTWTGSLRSLAKGGRLVTCGATSGPIVESDLRLVFFKNLSILGSTMGSLGEMQHIWRLVEQERVGPVIDRTFPISAIREAHQHMESRQQFGKVVLTHDWD